AATTAAAATTCAGAATTGGCATCTTGTATGTAAAATTTATCTAATCAATTTTGGAGGATCTCTCTAATTGCGAGATCATACATGTCTCTTGTTGAAGAATATCTCTTcttgatattaaaattaattgtaaTTAGTTTAGATCCACGCTACGCCGCATGATACTTTTTATAACTAtctatttttagatatattgaattgttgaaaatataattttttagagaATCGGATTAACACTATGGTTTATACAATGATAAGATAGAAAAtggattaataaaataaaaataaagaaatctcaaatttaaaatgacttataaatatttacattcaAATCGGATAGACTTAAATACTTAATTGTATAAATAGTCTAACTAACTCTAAtatatgttctgttttgttttcttaacctTTTGTGggagatatattattaatatagtttgaATTTGTGATGTACttttgtagtttatacaaatttaatcacataattgttatatagtgtttttttatggttaaaaaaattattatcaagcataatttattatattggttTAGCATTCTTAAACTGCAATCTCAAAAACAAACCTTCCAAAAACTTAATTccagataaaacaaaacaaaagcaactaTGCCATGGATATGAACTCACATATTCAATTTGATATCAAACTACAATTTAGTTCATAAAATAACTCAATAATAGATCTAAAACAAACATCATTGAGCTAAATCCTATAGTTTCATACCAAAGCTGCTGTATTAATTCATAATCTTCAATCatctaacaaagaaatatttcGAAAGTGACAAATTTCTCTTCTACCCTCGAATCAAGGCGAATACCGAATTCATAACGAGATTCAATAgggaaaactcaaaacttctCTTCTACCCAAAACCACGAacacaaagataaatcagaaaaaaaaaactcataaaaaagtCTTAGATTCGGAGATGGCAGCATATTTTATTTTCGACATGATCCACCATCTCGGCTTTTGCTTAACTCGATAGAATTCGAAtcgaaaaaaaatagaaaaagacaGCTGTTAGAAGggggaatttttttatttaggtttgttatgtctttttcttttaattatttgagaAAGATATATGAACTTGAAAAATATACGTTaatattgattttcttttttaattggGCTGGGCTGGACAtgtatgttttgtatgttttaattaaaatagcagacttgtaaacaaaaatatgtgagaGACATAGTAGTGGAACATAATTCAATTTCTATTGGCAGTACATGATCAGTTGtattaattcttatattttgattgattaactgttttaattgatgtgtcaacAGTATCAGCTTCAAAATTGAGGCTGATATGTTAGAAGATAAGAGCAACACATTCTAGTTTTATCGTATTGATTTGGAAACCAGTTCTtgttatatttcaaaatcaagtTATACTTTTCTTAGTTTTGAGATAatgattccatttttttttagtatgtttGATTTAGATCTATCCTAGATATCACTCTTGGACTTGGTGTTCTCATGCATATATCCAAATTCTCCTTCCATAATTTCCATTTCCTAGCATTCACACATGCACATTCCTATATTTAAAACGGGGTTATAACAACCATGGTATTAGCATCTTCTTGATTATAGTATTAATAGTTTCACGCAATGAACACACTGTCTTGATGAATTGTTTATATCAAGATATAAGCAGTATTACGTACGCAACCACACTTTTGGTAATAAGTCTTTTATTACATTCAGTGTAACTCTAATGCGCCTCATGTGTAAACACTGTACCTGAATATTTATCGATTATTGGATAGATAGAACCCTAATactatcaattatatatatactcattttCACCTTAATTTGCTTTAGTTGTTCCTTCAAACCTGAAGAGTGAAGACCATACGAAATTGTACGTATATCTAAATCTAAATTAAAGActaaaaaagtaattaatttcaAACATTTCTATGATTCTGTTGATGTATTAAAATGGTTTTCGACCCCATGCAACTATATCACTAAAGACCGACCGCACTTACTAGTGCATACCGTCGAAGTCCGACGGATTATGTGGTACCAAGTAGTATGTGTTTTATCTTTGGTTTGCTTGCTTCTCTTTGTTATCAATCAGGTCCCATGTTTACTTTAATCATTCAcatattgaaaattaaaaaaaaaatcataacctTCCACAAAAATTCATAAGCTTCTTAAAAATTGATTGGTTCTAGTTTGATAAGATTATAAGATATACCTTTATGATAAACCGCTTTATAAACGAGAGATATCAAGAGAAACGGTGTAAAAAACAAGTACCAGACATGacttttgttacttttttttgttcctcccATGTGATTTAACCTACTTACCTCACCTTTACGCTTCGCCTTTTGCTCTTTGCTCCATCATCCAAAGGGTTAAAAGGCTTTATGAGAACATTCTAATACGCTTTTGGATTAccttgtttttatttctcttcCTAGAAACTAAGTACCTATAATAATGTCCTTGTTCCTTAATATATCGGTCGAAGCCTAAAATGACTTTAAGCTATGTAACAAGGGCATAACTGCATAGGATACTACACATGTCCTGAAGACCAccacaaataaagaaaattgcTGATCGCATGTGGGAGATGATGACGGcaacttgaaaacaaaaacagtttttttcGATTTATATATAGCATGTGGGagatgatgacgatgatatGTTATTATAAGTTCCTCCATGTACAAACATGAGCATGCGTTTTATGTGTTACCACACACAGATACAAAGCAAGCCAAACATCATGATGAACATTTAAAACCTCCACAAGCAACAACCCAAACGATGAGAATAAAGGAGAAAACAGCACCAGCCACCATCAGCTTCATCTGCAGACTCTGTAACCACATCTTCCTTCTTAACTGCCTCCCTTGTCTCTGGAAGCTATCCGCCTGGAACTGTAGGTTCTCCGTTTTGTCAACCAGAAGTTCGATCTTCTCTCCTCTGTCCAGAACCTGTGTTTCACAGCAACAAGAGAACCATCAAAACAAAGCCTGCATCACCTCATCGTTACTTTGTTTGCTTAACCTTTCCCAGCACcaaaaaactgaattttcttTAAACTTAATGGCAGTTACTTTGTTTCTAACATTATTGACCTCAAACAAAAAGCAAATAGAAACATAATCTATAGCAAAAAGTGACAGATGATATTTCGTCTTGCATCAGTACTATAGCGCAATCCATTCCTTCCGATGATGAGAAGCAGGGGGTTTATGCTAAATGATCCTATTTAGACATCCTGACTAAATTCTTATGGAGATGTATATGAACCAAGCAGGTCAAACGGCATCAGAGGGGTCTGGAAATCTACTCAAGCTGCGTGCAATTTCTTACTTTCTAACATGCTTAGATACTCAAGCCCAATATGTCACAATTTTAAACGGCTACAGGGATCTTGGCAAGAAAACACAGAGCAATTTGCAAACGATATAACTTATCAAATATAAGTAAATGAAAGAATGGTTGTGAGTAAAGCAATTGATACTTTTATCCAGTAAAACTACCATTTATTTGGTGTCAAAAAGCTCTTGTAGAAGCTATATGGTGTTCAGTATCTTTCCTACAGTACTTTTCTGTTGTTGCAGTATCATGTGGATATAAATTGCTACCACCTTAAACTAAAAGTGCAAGTTCGGCATGCAACTGTTAGTTAAAATGTCTCAGTTTGTTCATCTTTTCCTATAACGACAAAGCCCAAAGGCATACCTTCTCAATGTTGTCCATCATGATCCCCTTGACCTCAGTTATTTGGGCCTTCAACTTCGATAGTTTGCTCATCTCTTCTGGATGGGTCATACAATACTGCATATGCTCCTTAAGTATAGGCCTAttacagagaaaagaaaagatttcaGAACATAGCTGCAATGCTAAAAAATGGCTAATATCAGATAGTTATGGATATAGACAAACCCGAACTCCCTGTCAAGATTGTATGCAATGCTAAACCGATCTCCAAACAaatcctcatcttcatcatcatcagcaagaGGATGTCGCTCATCGTTCTTTATACTCGCCTCATACCGCTTATTAAAGTCTTCCTTGACCCGTTCAAGAAACACGAAAGGTACACTTCTTCCGGTGGACTCATCAGCAACCACAAGAAACActataatatatacacacacaatcACAAAGCATCATCAAACCAGAAGATTAAAAGAGCTTCAAGTCTTCAGACTAACTAACAAGTATTAAGTTAGGGAAACATACCAAAACCATTGTCAATAAGGAAATTAAAAGTGTGACCATCGCAAGAGTAAGTGTACTTGCTGCTATTAGTGGGCAGCTTCTGAAGACATTGAACTGCTAAGGTGCTAAAGTTGCCAGAGTAAGGAGTATGCTCCGCTAGAACAACAGTTCCTTTAGCAACGAAGCTATAAATCAAACCCTTTTGACTCATTTCTTATAGGAACTCGTGAATCCAAAGAAGTCAACCAAAAACCACAATCAGATctgaaatacaaaaccaaacacaGAATCATAATCCAGAAAAATAATGGGAATAacaattcaattattattatgtaaaatccagataaaaccctaaaaaacccAGAGATAAGGGAACTAAAGATCGCAACATCGGGAGAGCAAGTACTGATGAGCGATCCAAAATTGAGAATAGATTACCACTAATCAGAAAACGTGTTCTGATGCTTCgattttggttgaaaaaaaaatcgacgCAAATTACAAAGATCGGCGCTATTTTAGTCGCGGAAGAGAGAAGCATAGAGATAAAAGAACGGAGAAGACGAAATTGAAGgagaaatcaaacaaagcatacatAGCAGCAGAACAAAGATGGaacgtagagagagagagagagagagagagagagagagagagaggagtacCTTGAGAGACTTGGTTGGCTTGGTGATGAAGGGATTAGGCTCAAATTCTCAGGAAttgctagagagagagagagagagatgtgctaatatcagaagatgatgatgatgaaaatgggcattatttaattttaatgctCTGATTAGTTCTCTTAATCACAAAAGCTTACGTACATCATActttggtttgattgtttccGGTTTCGGTTCTCGGTTTACGAAAATAGCGAGTTAAATCTGAAACCATCATGTCTATTTCGCCTCGGTTTGGTTTAGCTATTTCCGGTTTGATTTCGTTTCATATTGTTAAATCCGCAAATCACAATTGAGAATTGATGAAAACGTACACgcaaaacaaagttgaaaatcTAAACGATAATGTTTCAATATCAAATACTTTTTCCAAATCCAAAAGATGCAAAGTATTAGATGaaccaaaaactgaaaaaagcAGAGCAAAGTTTGGAGTAAAGTAGCAGCACAAACTggaaaacacaccaaaaaacaCATAGTGACTGCACTACACTGCTTTCAAAAAGTGATCCCAAACGCTTTCAGACAATCTTTCAGCATGTCTGAAACACACTTCTTCTCCACATTTTCCTCCTGAAAATTTGTAAACATAACTTGTTGAACATCACTACAACTCAATTCTAGAAGCATGAATTTAAAAAACGTTACCTTTACTAGTATAGTGCTCAAGGCTTTAACTTTGAGTTCAACTTCTCTTGTGGTTTCTCCAACTCCACTTCTGAAATCATATCTGTCAGCCTCTATGATCTGAAGCTTGAGAGTTTGGTTTCTGTATGTAGTAGTTACGGTATGCCAAACGCCACAGACATTGTATCGATCCGCAGCAGAAGATTTCCCTAGAGGCCACTTTAACCCACCTTTCACATTTGCATCTATCACCGCTGAATCCGTCAATTCTTTAAGATTCTTAATCTCATTCTCCTGGATACAGTCAAAGATCCATGTTTCACATTTTCAAACTATACCACTTTGTTTTGGATACTATGTATGGAAtagataaaagtaaaaactcACAGAGAGATTGGTTAATGTCCTTTTTGAGTCAACCATCAACCTCATGTCAAGTTCTTGACCAAGGCATGAGACGTCAAGAATTAAGTGCCTCAAAACATTAAGGTCAGCCTGATGAACAAGAAAACGGAAGTTTCATAATCATGTCTGAAAGTACTGAAAATgtggaaagagagaagagggagGAACTTGCCTTGTACATATTAAGTCGTTTATGTTGATGGTCCACCTTACATCTACATTAGATGGTTACATCAGGACGAGTGTTGTCTAATACCTGAAAAACCAAAcctcaaaattttcaaataatgaaACCAGAGACAGACGTACGTTCTATTATCAGGTACAACAACGAAAAAACCACACCTTCACGAGATACAACTCCTTGGTCTTTTCAACACAAAATCCCATATCAGGTACAGCTCCATACTCAATGTTTTCCACATAAGACTTTGGGACATTTGTTTGGAAAGATTTCTTCAATTTATTCAATGTCCTCACTTCAACCAACGGACCATCTCTTACGGTTTCTGATGATCCATATAATAAAGTGTTTGTGCTAGGTTGCATTTTTGATCTATGCTCACTGCACCAATTTGATAAGGTCGAAACGATAAACGTAAAACTACATTAgtcaaattattaaataacCATGGCATGCACAAGACAAAAAACTAACCGTACACCATATAAGAAAATTGAGGAAAGAGTCTTTTTACCTATGGAACAAAACTTTCCCAAATCGAGCGATCAGTCTGAGTTTGACTTTGACATCCTCAGATCCATAACGTAGCAGCATCTTCTTTGCCCTACCAAACCCTAATATAAGATCATCCTCCACCTTCGCTGCTACCCATAACCATGGATTTTCCGGTTTTATGTAATCGCTCTTCGTTAAGATTACCAGAGATATTTTGTCTGCGTCTCTCCTCCATTCTGAAGAAACGGGCACAAGTTGGAAGCTGTCGTCGCCATTTGAACCAACGAGAAGCAATCTTGAAATCCACTCGTCCGCGTAGATTATTGTTCTATCTCTACTCCAGAGGTTTTTATTGGGTTTTGTTGGAAGAGAAGTTGGAACAGGGGATGCAACGTTTTCATGTCGTTAATGTGGTGGAACGTAAGGCATCTCTGAAAATAATGATATGATACGAAAAATATTAAGCCTTGATTCCAAACGAAAAAATCAAGTCTCTAAGCAAcgatcaagagaagaagaaacgaaatcGTACCTTTTTTATAGCTCAATAAGCTGTTTATACGCACAAGTCACAAGAAGATGGAAACTGGAAAGACGCAGTGAACTGAAGTGGAAGAGACGAGACGGTTCGGTCTCTTTAATTATCACTAGCTAGCTTTCTTTACTCTTGGTCTTGGAAatgtacaaaatatatatatatattttttttgaatttcccAGTTTTCATATCAAGAATAAACcgataaagaaaatgaaagtcTAGTGAGAGCATTTTCATCTTATGAGTCTTGATATTTTGGAACTCTCTTATACAGTATATTCTTTTGAAAAAGGCTAGGGAACTTTTGAGCAATTAAAATAGTTTCTTTTCAACCAAAACATGTTCATCTTAGATTCTACAGTTTCcttgccaacaaaaaaaaaattctacagttttaaatatagaaatcaaattgttgaccggagaaatatatataggattgcaacataaaaatatatattgaattcaAAATCTTAAACCCAAACGATaacatttgatttaaaatataatccaAAAGATATGTGAATATTCCCACAAAATATAGATGAGCCAAAATCTGAAAAAAGCAACAAAGTTTGGAGCAAGTAGAACAAACTGAAAGGGAAAAACACAAGACAAACAAAGTGACAACACTACATTTCTTTCAAAAAGTAATCCCAAACTGCTTTCAGACAATCTTTCAGCATGTCTGAAACACATTTCTTCTCCACATTTTCCTCCTGAAATTGTAAACATAATAACTATTGTCACTTGTTGACCATCACTATAATTAGAAGAACAtgtcttagaaaaaaaaagaggaagatcttACCTTTAGTAGTATAGTGCTCAAAGCTTTTAATTTGATATTCACTTCCCTTGAGGTACCTCCAATTCCAGTACGGAAATCATATCGATCAGCCTCTCGAATTTGAAGCCTCAGAGTCTGGTTTTATGTACGTAGTAGTTACAGTATGCCAAACACCACAAACCCTATATCGATCCGCGCAAGAATTTTGCCCAAGCGGCCACCTTAACCCACCTGTCACAGTTGGATCTATCTCCGCTAAATCGGTCAATTCTTTAAGACTCTTAATCTCATTCTCCTGGATACAATCAAAGAGGCATATTTCACATCTTAACATATATCACCTGTTTAATATGTCATTCATCTCATTTTCTTGGATACTAAGTATGGAATATACAAAGTCAACTCACAGAGAGATTGGTTAATGTCCCTTTTGAGTCAACTAGCAACCTCATGTCAAGATCTTGATCAAGGCATGAGACGTCAAGATTTAAGTGCCTCAAAGCATTAAGCTCAGcctgaataaaaaaacaaacaaaagcttcAATATGATTCTCTGAAAATGTGGCAAGAGAGAAGACGAAAAAGACTTACCTTGTAAAAGTTGAGTCGTTTATGTTGTTGGTCCACCATACATTTACACGAGATGGTTATATCAGGACGAGTGATGTCTGATACCTAATTATGAAAACCAGAAACCAAGCctcaaaaatctttaaaactaaattataaacaCAAATAATGAATCttacaaaacttaattaaaccacCTTCACGTGATACAACTCCTTGGGTTCTTCAACACAAAATCCAATATTGTGTACAACTCCATACCCAATGCTCTCGAAATAAGACTTTGGGACATTTGTACGAAacgttttcttcaatttttccaATATGCATTGAGATAACGGACCATCTGTTAGACTTAGAGCTTCTGATGAACTAACACTGCATCAATTTGATAAGTTTGGAACTGGTAAACTCGTTTATTCgacatagcaaaaaaaaaatgactcaatTAACGAGGAAATGCCCAAACCATAGAGTCCCTAACTCCTTATGCCTAAAATGATTATTTAACATGATAGCTCCTCTAGCTAACCGACGCAACTATAGATTCCAAGCTTTCAACACATTACATTAATGCTCTTAGACCAACAAAAGTCTTATTACTAACCAACCATGTAAAACAGAGttagttgtgtgtgtgtgtgtatgtctGTCTGAGAAAGTAAATGGaataaaaattaaggaaaagtAAAAAGTTGTTTTCCATGGGTAAAACAACTTTTCCAAATCGAGCGATCAGTCTGGGTTTGACATCCTCTGATCCATAACGTAGCAACGTCTTCTTTGCCCTATCAAATCCCATTATAAGATCGTCTTCCACCTTCTCTGTTACCCACAACCATGGAGTTTCCAGTTTTCCAATCTCACTCTTCGCTAAGATTACCAAAGACTTTTCTTCAGTGTCTTTCCTCCATAATGAAGAAACAGGCACCAGTTGAATGTTGTTGTCCTCTGATTCTGAACGAACGAGAAACCATCTAGAAATGCAATCCTTCGCGTAGATGATCTTTGTATTAGCACTCCCGAGGCTTTTACTAAGCTTCGGACGTAGAGAAGGTGGAACAGAGGATGCTCTCATTCCTACATTTTCATGCCGTTTATGTGGTGGTACGTAAGACATAATCtctgaataaaaaaaacatatactagaaaaaattaaaccttaatgccaaaacaaaaagcatgtGTCCGAGCCACGAGTATGAgaagaagtaacaaaaaaaGCGTACCTTTTTAACAGCTCAAGTACCTGTTTAGATACTCACATGAAGAACAAGGATCACAGAAGAGGAAACAGAAAAGGCGCAGTGTAACTGAAGTGGAAGAGACGTGacggtttggtttatttatcAGTAGCACTTTAGTCTTGGAAATGTgcataatattaaatttaacatACATATCATGATGACTCATAAAGTCTAATTAGAACAGTTTCattttctgattaaaaaaaaatctcttttcttctataaaatttgtatgaaaaaaTTGTAGCAAAAATAGTTGGTTGTATTCTATGCaattcaaatactaaactcaTTATTCTGCTGGTAACTAGTAATATGCTGAGGAGGAACAAAATAATAACTAGTAAGCAAACAATAAcaatatcttttaaatttttattcaatattaaataaatcagatttcaatgaaaaatactaatattacttttaacttttaatgtgtatataatgaattttacatttgattttaaaacaaaatttgtgaattgaatttatatattttgtattaaatattaGCTATTAATATtaacctaaaaataaattttaagagtaaattaaaatatttttagtttttgtataaACACCTCTTAactttattttactattcatacaattttcaaataaagCTTTAGAATTAATTTAACATGGAATTCATTCCAAAAtagtttttcaaatatttatctAGATCATTGTTTAGGTCGTTTGAAATCTAACTAGTATTGTTAGAAAAtttaaacaacataaaccaaaattcaagtaattatttttaaattatctcTACTGtaaaaatgttttgaaatttttttgatcaaatgtttttatttgtcaGCCCAAATTTTACcttagtttattaaaaaaaactgatttttttttcaaatcaaaaatttaaccTACTGCAAAAGATACATTAACTGttttgtcgacaaaaaaaaagaaatattaactGTTTTAAACACAGTTTAGACTATTGTCGAGGTAGTTGTTAGACGTTACATGTCAACCATAAcgattattttgtattttttagattatatattaactatatatgtgtGGACCGTTTTAAACGACTATCAACATTCGTGTGTCTGCTTCGATCATATGTAAAGTTAACTGATAAAAAGTAGATCCTCTAactttacatatgttttaattatatattttatatgcaCCTTTTAGATCGGTACGTGCTAGTAATCTGACAATTTTagtactttatttattttaatttaacattaaatacgATAAGCTTTTAGATCGGTACGTGTGAGTAATatgacaatttttattttatatattataattaagcATTTTATACAATAACTTTTTAGATCGATATGTGCTAatcatttgacattttttttactttacatgTTCTAATTAGGTATCTTATACGATAAGCATTATATCAACACTTATTAATCATCCAAAGATTTGTTTCTAAACACTGGATACATCCCACTTACAGTATAATACAGCTCACTCGAGATACGTTATAACTAATATGAAGTgtttaaggaaaatatatacgAATATGAGAATAAAgagatttataattttaataggtAAAATTAACACATTGACAACTCATAcacacaaattttaaaagtagaCAAAATtattcaactttattttttttgcgaaatttgtttcttttatagaattaaaccaaaacatatttatttttaattgcagAAAATTGAGTGTATAATTAaaattgttgaccaaaaaaaattatagtattgaaagaaaaaaaaattaagatattttttcattccaactttattttttcccccaaaatattagagaaagtaaaattaaattcaataaTTCCAAAACATAAAACGTACAAAAAagttaatgataaaaaaaacgtatagaaataaaaaaatataaaatacaaaagaagaaaaaagagagagagacagcgTGGAGAGTAAAGCTATTGGTAGCATGGCTGCAACAGAAGGCCAAGTGTTTGgttatacaattttatttttaactcttTGTGTTAATTAACCCAATTAAATTAGCCAGCCCTTTCCTCCTTCAGGGTTTATTTAACTTCCCCTTCTcgtttcctctcttttctttttttcttaaaccacTCTCTTGCTCTTCCTCCTGaacccataaaaaaaatcacactccaaattgttgtttgctgatttttttttctcaagagtTTGTTTTAATGAAGAGGCGCTTAACGAGTacgaattcttcttcttcttctccatcttcctctgtttcttcttcaactactACTTCATCTCCTATTCAATCGGAGACTCCACGGCCTAAACGAGCCAACAAGAGGGCTaagaagccttc
The sequence above is drawn from the Camelina sativa cultivar DH55 chromosome 4, Cs, whole genome shotgun sequence genome and encodes:
- the LOC104781296 gene encoding vesicle-associated membrane protein 727, which codes for MSQKGLIYSFVAKGTVVLAEHTPYSGNFSTLAVQCLQKLPTNSSKYTYSCDGHTFNFLIDNGFVFLVVADESTGRSVPFVFLERVKEDFNKRYEASIKNDERHPLADDDEDEDLFGDRFSIAYNLDREFGPILKEHMQYCMTHPEEMSKLSKLKAQITEVKGIMMDNIEKVLDRGEKIELLVDKTENLQFQADSFQRQGRQLRRKMWLQSLQMKLMVAGAVFSFILIVWVVACGGFKCSS